Proteins from a genomic interval of Musa acuminata AAA Group cultivar baxijiao chromosome BXJ1-9, Cavendish_Baxijiao_AAA, whole genome shotgun sequence:
- the LOC135594086 gene encoding G-type lectin S-receptor-like serine/threonine-protein kinase LECRK2, which yields MGGSHAGITNASYAAMLDTGNFMLVNSQGLPRWQSFQVPSDTILPSQVLDLGSHLSAHLMDDDYSSGRFTLLVQTDGNLVLYTVAAPSGFQYDAYWSSNTPGNGSKLVFNESGIYFAQRDNSTVVFTSSGVHSTQDFYQRATLDADGVFRHYIHQRNGITVGVWSDGWTPVVFQPPDICQVTNSGGGSGACGFNSYCRFNENQHVDCECPPQYSFLDAGRKYRGCKPDFAAQSCEADASETHELYEFIAMTNVDRPSSDYEQYSSMDEEQCREECFADCFCAVAIYDDGNCKKKRLPLSIGRTGNSRSKKVLIKVSKVNVRASLRIFTKE from the coding sequence ATGGGCGGCTCTCATGCCGGCATCACCAACGCCTCTTATGCTGCTATGCTCGACACTGGCAACTTCATGCTCGTGAATTCTCAAGGTTTGCCTCGATGGCAGAGCTTCCAGGTGCCTTCAGACACCATATTACCGTCGCAAGTGTTGGATCTCGGCAGCCACCTTTCAGCTCATTTGATGGATGATGATTACTCCAGCGGAAGATTCACCCTCCTAGTCCAAACTGATGGCAATCTCGTGCTTTACACAGTGGCTGCCCCATCCGGCTTTCAATATGATGCTTATTGGTCTAGCAATACCCCCGGAAATGGATCGAAACTTGTCTTCAATGAGTCAGGCATCTACTTTGCCCAAAGGGACAATAGTACAGTCGTCTTTACTTCCAGCGGAGTGCACTCGACGCAAGATTTCTACCAAAGGGCAACTCTTGATGCCGATGGGGTCTTCAGACATTACATACACCAAAGGAATGGCATAACAGTTGGCGTGTGGAGCGATGGCTGGACGCCGGTGGTTTTCCAGCCCCCTGATATATGCCAAGTGACCAACTCGGGTGGAGGGAGTGGCGCTTGTGGATTCAACAGCTATTGCAGGTTCAATGAAAACCAACATGTCGATTGCGAGTGCCCACCACAGTATTCCTTCCTGGATGCAGGCAGAAAGTACAGAGGGTGCAAGCCTGATTTTGCTGCCCAGAGTTGTGAGGCTGATGCATCGGAGACGCATGAGCTGTATGAATTCATAGCCATGACGAATGTTGATCGGCCTTCATCGGACTATGAGCAGTATAGCTCCATGGATGAGGAACAATGCAGAGAGGAGTGCTTCGCGGACTGTTTTTGTGCGGTTGCTATCTATGATGATGGGAATTGCAAGAAGAAGAGGCTTCCCCTTTCCATTGGGAGGACCGGCAACTCTCGCAGCAAAAAAGTCCTCATCAAAGTGTCCAAAGTTAATGTTAGAGCTAGtctcaggatatttaccaaagaatAA